Below is a genomic region from Methylobacterium sp. FF17.
TCGCTCGGCAGCCTACGCGGCCCGCTACCTCGCCAAGAACGTGGTGGCGGCCGGGCTCGCGACCCGGGCCACGATCCAGCTCGCCTACGCCATCGGCGTGGCCAAGCCCCTCTCGATCTACGTCGACCTGCATGGCACTGGTCAGGTGGACGAGGCCCGGCTCGAGGACGTGCTGATGAACGCCCTCGACCTGTCGCCGCGCGGCATCCGCACGAAGCTCGGCCTCAACAAGCCCATCTACGCCCGCACCTCTGCCTACGGCCATTTCGGCCGCGCGCCGGACGCCGACGGTGGCTTCTCCTGGGAGCGTACCGACCTCGCCGACAGCCTCAAGTCGGCCCTGGCCTGACCCCGTGGGTCCGGGGCGGGACGACCGCCCGCCCATTCCGGGCGGGCACCCGGCTATGGCAGGCGGGCACACGCCTGCCATAGGAGGGCACCTGCCTGTCCCGGACGGGCACGCTGCCGAGGGCTCGGACGGCGCCGAGCGCGCCTTCTATGGACGCCGCAAGGGCAAGCGCCTGCGCGCGGGGCAGGAGCAGCGTCTGACCGCGTTGCTGCCGATGCTGCGGCTGACGTTACCTTCGCCGGGTGAGTTCCTCGATCCGCAGGCGTTGTTCCCCGTCCCCACCGACGAGGTTTGGCTGGAGATCGGCTTCGGCGGCGGCGAACACCTCGCCGCCCAGGCTGCCACCAACCCGCGCACGGGCATCATCGGCGCCGAGCCCTTCGTGAACGGCGTCGTGAAGCTCCTTCGCGCGGTGGACGAGGGGGATTTACGCAACGTCCGGGTCTGGGACGAGGACGCGACGGCGCTGCTGGCCGCCCTGCCCACCGCCAGCCTGGCTCGCGTCTACCTCCTCTATCCCGACCCCTGGCCCAAGCGCCGCCAGCGCAAGCGTCGCTTCGTCTCCGATGCCGCGCTCACCGAGATTGCCCGCGTGCTCAAGCCCGGCGGCGTGTTCCGCTTCGCCAGCGACATCGACGATTACGCGGGTTGGACCCTCGTGCGCGCCGCGCGCTGCCCAGGCCTGGCCTGGACTGCGCAGGCGGCCCCGGACTGGATGCGGCCCTGGGCCGACTGGCCTGGTACGCGCTACGAGGCCAAGGCCCTGGCCGCTGGCCGGCCCCCGAGCTACCTTGAGTTTCGGCGTGTCCCGCCTGCCTGAGGGCTGCGTCGAAAAGAGCCGTGGCTTCGTCGCCAGGTGGGCTTGTTCCACACCGCCTCCGGTCGTCTGATGGCGCCCGGTGCGGTTCGGGCCAGCGACGGACGGTCCTGCTGAGCGAGGATGTGGAGTGCACGACGCATCGAACCCGCCTTCGATCGCCGGCACGGCCAACACTTCGGACGCGGATCTCCGGTCGATCGCGTTTGCTCAGGCGCCGGTCGGTATCCTCGTCGTCGATGGGGCGGGCCTGATCCGAGCCGCCAACCCCGCCCTCTGTGCGCTCCTCGGATACGCCGCCGACGCCCTGACCGGCCGCGCGCTCTCGGTCCTCGGGGCCGTGGCGCAGCGGGCTTGCATCCGGCGCTGGCTGCGCGCCGACGGCACCGGTCTCGACCTGCGCATCCGTCCGTCCCCCGCGCAGGGCGACGTCCAGGTCCTCGTCGTCGAGGCCGTCGATCCCGACGAGGTCGTCCGGGCCGACGAGAATCGCGCTGCCCTGACCGCCGCCGGTCTCGGCGAATGGCGCTACGACTTCGTCGACGGGCAGGTCGCGCTCTCGCGCCGGGCGGCGCACATCCTCGGCCACGCGCCCGGGACGGCCGTGACCTGGGCGACCCTGCAGGGGGCCCTGGAGGGAAATGAGACCAGCCGCATCCGGGTGCAGGTCCGCGCGTCCCTGCGCGGGCATAAGCCCTTCGCGGTGGAGTGCCGCCTGCGCCGGGACAGCGACGGGGCCGGGATCCACGTGGCGGTGCGGGGCCAGGCGATCACCGGACCGGAGGGCGGGCATCGCCCCATCGCCGTGGTTGGGGTGATCGAGGACGTCACCACCCGCGTGGAAGCGCGCAAAGCCCTGCGCGCCGGCGAGCAGCGCCTGCGCATCGCGGCCTCGCTCGCGGACCTCGGCATCTTCGAATGGCACATGCTCGACGATCAGGCGATCTGGGAAAACGAGCGGATGTTCGCGATCTTCGGGCGCCAGCCCTCGGATGGCGCCCTCGGCAAGCGCGAATTCCTCGACGTCGTGCTTCACTCGGAGGACCGCCCCGCCTTCCGCGCCGCGATCTCCCGATCCTTGCGCGAGGACAGCGTCCTGAAGGCGACGGGCCGCATCCGCCGCCTCAGCGACGGGGCCTGGCGCATCATCGATTTCGCCGGACGCTTCGAGCGCGACGGCGTCCACCGGTTG
It encodes:
- the trmB gene encoding tRNA (guanine(46)-N(7))-methyltransferase TrmB, which gives rise to MAGGHTPAIGGHLPVPDGHAAEGSDGAERAFYGRRKGKRLRAGQEQRLTALLPMLRLTLPSPGEFLDPQALFPVPTDEVWLEIGFGGGEHLAAQAATNPRTGIIGAEPFVNGVVKLLRAVDEGDLRNVRVWDEDATALLAALPTASLARVYLLYPDPWPKRRQRKRRFVSDAALTEIARVLKPGGVFRFASDIDDYAGWTLVRAARCPGLAWTAQAAPDWMRPWADWPGTRYEAKALAAGRPPSYLEFRRVPPA
- a CDS encoding sensor histidine kinase, whose translation is MHDASNPPSIAGTANTSDADLRSIAFAQAPVGILVVDGAGLIRAANPALCALLGYAADALTGRALSVLGAVAQRACIRRWLRADGTGLDLRIRPSPAQGDVQVLVVEAVDPDEVVRADENRAALTAAGLGEWRYDFVDGQVALSRRAAHILGHAPGTAVTWATLQGALEGNETSRIRVQVRASLRGHKPFAVECRLRRDSDGAGIHVAVRGQAITGPEGGHRPIAVVGVIEDVTTRVEARKALRAGEQRLRIAASLADLGIFEWHMLDDQAIWENERMFAIFGRQPSDGALGKREFLDVVLHSEDRPAFRAAISRSLREDSVLKATGRIRRLSDGAWRIIDFAGRFERDGVHRLPRRLIGVVADVTEPRLAQERQALLIRELHHRVKNTLATVQAIVGSTARTASSIESFYEAFVGRIMSLAHTHSVLTEDTWQTASLRTLLANELKPYAEGSLDGAADEDARIRLVGPPVDMASEIAVPIGMAIHELTTNAAKYGALSSHDGRVTITWALEPGGPAGTLRFAWVESGGPPVSPPRRQGFGSRLLQRVLTAQVRAEVTMTYPPEGFSLTMLAPLPARNDALNPLA